From Hymenobacter sedentarius, a single genomic window includes:
- a CDS encoding aspartate carbamoyltransferase catalytic subunit, protein MARKDLLDIASLHREEIEFLLDQSTSFKKLFTRSVKKIPALEGKSVLMLFYEASTRTHSSFEVAAKRLSAEVTNFDVAHSSITKGESVRETIETLQAMRTDYIVVRHGHPGLPAMIARQTTASVINAGDGAHEHPTQALLDAFTIKEKFPDPRGKKVLIIGDILHSRVARSTSTLLQKLGVEVAYLGPGSLVPKYGPATIPRFTDYEAAMAWAPDVVYLLRVQLERQDVQFFPSVREYHRVYGITTARLAEIRDRGLYIMHPGPVNRGVELCDAVMDYERSLITNQVENGISVRMAVLDWLTPGGDFPRQEAYAAPQQANSPVVTP, encoded by the coding sequence ATGGCACGTAAAGACCTGCTCGACATCGCATCCCTTCACCGTGAGGAAATCGAGTTTTTGCTCGACCAATCCACGTCCTTTAAAAAACTGTTCACCCGCTCGGTGAAAAAAATCCCCGCCCTCGAGGGCAAGTCCGTGCTCATGCTGTTCTATGAGGCCAGCACCCGGACGCACTCCTCCTTCGAGGTTGCCGCCAAACGCCTCTCGGCGGAGGTAACGAACTTCGACGTCGCCCACTCCTCCATCACCAAGGGCGAGTCGGTACGCGAGACGATTGAGACGCTCCAGGCCATGCGCACCGACTACATCGTCGTCCGCCATGGTCACCCCGGCCTGCCCGCCATGATAGCCCGCCAAACCACGGCGTCGGTCATCAATGCCGGCGACGGGGCACACGAGCACCCCACCCAGGCCCTGCTGGACGCCTTCACCATTAAGGAAAAATTCCCTGACCCCCGGGGCAAAAAAGTCCTCATCATCGGCGATATTCTCCACTCCCGCGTCGCGCGCTCCACCAGCACCCTGCTGCAAAAGCTGGGCGTTGAGGTCGCTTACCTGGGCCCGGGGTCGCTGGTGCCCAAGTACGGCCCGGCAACCATCCCCCGCTTCACCGACTACGAAGCGGCCATGGCCTGGGCGCCCGATGTGGTGTACCTGCTCCGCGTGCAGCTGGAGCGCCAGGACGTGCAGTTTTTTCCCAGCGTGCGCGAATACCACCGGGTCTACGGCATCACCACCGCCCGGCTGGCGGAAATCCGCGACCGCGGCCTCTACATCATGCACCCCGGCCCCGTAAACCGGGGGGTTGAGCTGTGCGACGCCGTCATGGACTACGAGCGCAGCCTCATCACCAACCAGGTCGAAAACGGCATTTCCGTTCGCATGGCCGTGCTCGACTGGCTCACGCCGGGCGGAGACTTCCCGCGGCAAGAAGCGTATGCTGCACCGCAGCAAGCCAACTCACCGGTGGTTACGCCCTAA
- a CDS encoding quinone-dependent dihydroorotate dehydrogenase: MYKPVVKPLLFSLDAERAHHLVFDNLRRAARVPGTKALLRALYDFQHPSLAREVFGLKFPNPVGLAAGFDKNAALTDELATLGFGFVEIGTVTPRPQPGNPPPRLFRLPQDEALVNRMGFNNDGAAVVAARLARRQNRQLLIGGNIGKNKDTPNEQAAADYVACFEALAEVVDYFVVNVSSPNTPNLRQLQEKKPLIELLQQVQARNLARPTPRPLLLKIAPDLTDSQLDDILEIARETQLSGLVATNTTISRDNLGTEPGYVASLGAGGLSGRPLRARATEVIRYLHQKSDGALPIIGAGGIHSAADAQEKLAAGASLIQLYTGFIYEGPALVSRINRSLVRG, encoded by the coding sequence GTGTATAAGCCCGTCGTCAAACCCCTGCTCTTCTCCCTCGACGCCGAGCGCGCCCACCACCTGGTTTTCGACAACCTGCGCCGGGCGGCGCGAGTGCCGGGTACCAAAGCGCTGCTGCGGGCACTGTATGATTTCCAGCACCCCAGCCTGGCGCGGGAGGTGTTTGGGTTGAAATTTCCCAACCCGGTGGGCTTGGCGGCGGGTTTTGATAAGAACGCCGCGCTGACGGACGAGCTGGCCACGCTGGGCTTTGGCTTTGTGGAGATTGGCACGGTGACGCCCCGGCCGCAGCCCGGCAACCCGCCGCCGCGCCTGTTCCGGCTGCCGCAGGACGAGGCACTGGTGAACCGGATGGGCTTCAACAACGACGGCGCGGCCGTGGTGGCGGCCCGGCTGGCCCGGCGCCAGAACCGGCAGCTCCTCATCGGAGGCAACATTGGCAAAAACAAGGATACGCCCAACGAGCAAGCCGCCGCCGACTACGTGGCCTGCTTCGAGGCCCTGGCCGAGGTAGTCGATTATTTCGTGGTCAACGTGTCGTCGCCCAACACGCCCAACCTGCGGCAGCTGCAGGAGAAAAAGCCGCTCATTGAGCTGCTGCAGCAAGTGCAGGCCCGCAACCTGGCCCGCCCCACGCCCCGCCCGCTGCTGCTCAAAATTGCGCCTGACCTCACCGATTCGCAGCTCGACGACATTCTCGAAATAGCCCGTGAAACGCAGCTCAGTGGCCTGGTAGCCACCAATACCACCATCAGCCGCGATAATCTGGGCACCGAGCCGGGCTACGTGGCCTCGCTGGGCGCGGGCGGGCTGAGCGGCCGGCCGTTACGGGCACGGGCCACCGAAGTCATCCGCTACCTGCACCAGAAATCCGACGGCGCACTGCCGATTATTGGCGCAGGCGGCATTCACTCGGCGGCCGATGCACAGGAAAAGCTAGCCGCCGGGGCTTCGCTGATTCAGCTTTATACTGGCTTTATCTACGAAGGGCCGGCGCTGGTGAGCCGAATAAACCGGAGCCTGGTGCGGGGCTAA
- a CDS encoding Zn-dependent hydrolase, whose translation MSVSALCVSTLGLLGAYRQREVLGTPLRVNQARLVSRVAELAKFGRDDRGHGYRVAYTKGDLDGRAWFIAQMKQAGLDPAIDAAGNIIGKRKGKNPALKPIAFGSHIDMVPDGGNYDGPLGSLGALEVIDVLNEHKMLTEHPLEVIIFANEEGGTVGSMAMAGGLTPAGLQQKSQSGLTMAEGIKAIGGNPDNIPSAVRKRGDLRAWVELHIEQGGILAQENIQIGVVEGIVGIVHWEVTVEGFANHAGTTPMNARQDALLAASRLVIAVNEVITAVPGNQVGTVGKLAVAPNAYNVIPGKVVLGLEIRDLAADKIETLFREIEHRAAAIAAASHTTIRFERQANASKPALTDPALQQTVQAAAKALGLSTKLMQSGAGHDSQEMAVIAPVAMIFVPSVGGISHSPRELTKPGDLANGANVLLQTILSIDKAKEQ comes from the coding sequence TTGTCTGTCAGCGCGTTATGCGTCAGCACGCTGGGCCTGCTGGGTGCCTACCGCCAACGCGAGGTGTTGGGCACCCCGTTGCGGGTAAACCAAGCGCGCTTGGTGAGCCGCGTGGCCGAATTGGCCAAATTTGGCCGGGACGACCGGGGCCATGGATACCGAGTGGCGTATACCAAGGGAGACCTCGACGGAAGGGCCTGGTTTATCGCGCAAATGAAACAGGCGGGGCTGGACCCGGCCATTGATGCGGCCGGCAACATCATCGGCAAACGAAAAGGCAAAAACCCCGCGCTCAAACCCATTGCCTTCGGGTCACACATCGACATGGTGCCCGACGGGGGAAATTACGACGGTCCATTGGGGTCCCTCGGCGCGCTGGAAGTAATTGACGTGCTGAATGAGCACAAAATGCTCACCGAGCACCCGCTGGAAGTCATCATTTTTGCCAACGAAGAAGGGGGCACCGTTGGCAGCATGGCCATGGCGGGCGGCTTAACCCCCGCGGGGTTGCAGCAAAAAAGCCAAAGCGGGCTCACCATGGCGGAGGGCATCAAGGCCATTGGGGGCAACCCCGACAACATTCCATCGGCTGTCCGGAAAAGGGGGGACCTCCGCGCCTGGGTGGAGCTGCACATCGAACAAGGAGGGATTTTAGCGCAGGAAAACATCCAGATTGGGGTGGTGGAAGGCATTGTGGGCATTGTGCATTGGGAAGTCACCGTGGAGGGGTTTGCCAACCACGCCGGTACCACCCCCATGAACGCGCGGCAGGACGCCTTGCTGGCGGCGTCCCGGCTGGTCATCGCCGTCAACGAAGTCATCACCGCAGTACCCGGAAACCAGGTGGGCACGGTGGGTAAGCTGGCCGTCGCCCCGAATGCGTACAACGTGATTCCCGGCAAAGTGGTCTTGGGGTTGGAAATCCGGGATTTGGCCGCCGATAAAATCGAAACGCTCTTTCGGGAAATAGAACACCGGGCCGCGGCCATTGCCGCCGCCAGCCACACCACCATCCGGTTCGAGAGGCAAGCAAACGCTTCCAAACCAGCGCTCACGGACCCGGCTTTGCAGCAAACCGTCCAGGCAGCGGCCAAGGCCTTGGGCCTGAGCACGAAGCTGATGCAAAGCGGTGCCGGCCATGATTCCCAAGAAATGGCCGTGATTGCCCCCGTTGCCATGATTTTTGTTCCGAGCGTGGGAGGCATTAGCCATTCGCCCCGAGAATTGACAAAACCGGGGGACCTGGCCAACGGCGCCAATGTGCTGTTGCAAACCATCCTCTCGATTGATAAGGCGAAAGAGCAGTAA
- a CDS encoding DDE-type integrase/transposase/recombinase has product MRRRGRQPLQPTADTPHLPLAHGFQDYLCAFRDLASKHVVGWPVAAAMPEELVTTALQRAFWSPPPAPGLLVHSDRGGRYCGKAYRMLLHNHEAVRSQSCRGDCDDNAQAESRWSRLKTEVLESMLHSDNPHRLPFGMETCDIHELWRVRGYVSSYIPSAPDVTVERL; this is encoded by the coding sequence ATGCGCCGCCGAGGCCGGCAGCCCTTGCAGCCCACGGCCGACACCCCGCATCTGCCGCTGGCCCACGGCTTCCAGGACTATTTGTGCGCCTTTCGGGACCTGGCCAGCAAGCACGTAGTGGGCTGGCCCGTGGCCGCTGCCATGCCCGAGGAGCTGGTCACCACGGCCTTGCAGCGCGCCTTTTGGTCCCCACCGCCTGCGCCCGGCCTGCTCGTGCACTCCGACCGCGGCGGGCGGTACTGCGGCAAGGCCTACCGCATGCTGCTCCACAACCACGAGGCCGTCCGCTCGCAGAGCTGCCGCGGGGACTGCGACGACAACGCCCAGGCCGAGAGCCGCTGGTCCCGCCTCAAAACCGAGGTACTGGAATCGATGCTGCATTCGGACAACCCGCACCGGCTGCCCTTCGGCATGGAGACCTGCGACATTCATGAACTGTGGCGGGTGCGCGGGTACGTCTCCAGCTACATCCCGAGCGCGCCCGACGTGACGGTGGAACGGCTGTAG
- a CDS encoding sensor histidine kinase, giving the protein MHKVDHDIMPALDLRLTAENPDDLYEHAPCGYCSCLPDGTLVKLNQTLLGWLGYTRQELVARLTLSQLLTVGGRLHYEMHCAPLLLLQGQVREVSYSLRRHDGSTLPVLLNATLQRDADGQPLVVRMTLFDITDRRKYEQELLRAKAQAEAQREQLRAQNEQLTRINADLDSFVYTASHDLKQPVHNLAGLFEELQRSATFHDPAAANMMDMVQGAMQQILSTIEGLTAVVQQQRQPEPGPAEAVELLGLTEEIIRSLAQLPAHAEAEFALDFAAAPVVHMSRPGLHSVLTNLLSNALKYTEPGRRPRIAVSTALMEGKPVLSVQDNGRGLNLARHGGELFQLFRRFHPEVAGSGVGLYLVNRLVHQAGGRVEVASTVGQGTTFRLYLPR; this is encoded by the coding sequence ATGCACAAGGTCGACCATGATATCATGCCCGCACTGGACCTGCGCCTGACCGCAGAGAATCCGGACGACTTGTACGAACATGCGCCCTGTGGCTACTGCTCGTGCCTGCCCGACGGCACCCTGGTTAAGCTCAACCAAACCCTGCTGGGGTGGCTGGGGTACACGCGCCAGGAGCTGGTGGCCCGCCTCACCCTGTCGCAGCTGCTCACCGTGGGCGGGCGCCTGCACTACGAGATGCACTGCGCGCCCCTGCTGCTGCTGCAAGGCCAGGTGCGGGAGGTGAGCTACTCCCTACGCCGCCACGATGGCAGCACCCTGCCCGTGCTGCTGAACGCCACGCTGCAGCGCGACGCCGACGGCCAGCCCCTGGTAGTGCGTATGACCCTGTTTGACATCACCGACCGCCGCAAATACGAGCAGGAGCTGCTGCGGGCCAAGGCCCAAGCCGAGGCGCAGCGCGAGCAGCTGCGGGCCCAAAACGAGCAGCTCACCCGCATCAACGCCGACCTCGATAGCTTCGTGTACACGGCCTCGCACGATTTGAAGCAGCCGGTGCACAACCTGGCCGGGCTCTTTGAGGAGCTCCAGCGCAGCGCCACGTTCCATGACCCCGCGGCGGCCAACATGATGGACATGGTGCAGGGTGCCATGCAGCAGATTCTTAGCACCATCGAGGGGCTCACGGCCGTGGTGCAGCAGCAGCGGCAGCCGGAGCCGGGCCCCGCCGAAGCCGTGGAGCTGCTGGGCTTGACCGAGGAAATTATCCGGAGCTTGGCGCAGCTGCCGGCCCACGCCGAGGCCGAGTTTGCCCTGGATTTTGCGGCCGCGCCGGTGGTGCACATGTCCCGGCCCGGCCTGCACAGCGTGCTCACCAACCTGCTCAGCAATGCTTTGAAGTACACCGAGCCCGGGCGCCGCCCGCGCATTGCCGTAAGTACCGCGCTGATGGAGGGCAAGCCCGTGCTCAGCGTGCAGGACAACGGCCGGGGGCTCAATCTGGCACGCCACGGCGGCGAATTGTTCCAGCTGTTTCGGCGCTTTCACCCCGAGGTGGCGGGCTCGGGCGTGGGACTGTACCTTGTCAACCGGCTGGTGCACCAGGCCGGCGGCCGGGTGGAGGTGGCCAGTACCGTGGGCCAGGGCACCACGTTCCGCCTGTACCTGCCCCGGTAG
- a CDS encoding alpha/beta fold hydrolase, whose product MDVLKRNNVNVSGTGTQPMVFVHGFGCNQHMWRLVAPAFESRYRVVLLDLVGAGQSDLAAYDPARYATLEAHAQDVLDVVHALDLHDAVLVGHSVSAMISVLAAIREPARFAKLVLVTPSPRYLNDVGYTGGFEPADIKELLETMDDNYLGWSTAMTPAIMGHPERPELSAELNNSFCNTDPAIARHFARVTFLSDNRADLPRLRTPALILQCADDVLAPQAVGTYLHQQLRHSELVVLDTSGHCPHLSEPQATIAAMDLFLEPRV is encoded by the coding sequence ATGGATGTTTTGAAGCGCAACAACGTCAACGTTTCCGGGACCGGCACGCAGCCCATGGTTTTTGTGCACGGCTTTGGCTGCAACCAGCACATGTGGCGGCTGGTGGCCCCGGCCTTCGAGAGCCGCTACCGCGTGGTGCTGCTCGATTTGGTGGGCGCCGGGCAGTCGGACCTGGCCGCCTACGACCCCGCCCGCTACGCCACGCTGGAAGCTCACGCCCAGGACGTATTGGACGTGGTGCACGCCCTCGACCTGCACGATGCCGTGCTGGTGGGCCATTCCGTGAGTGCCATGATTAGCGTGCTGGCCGCCATTCGGGAGCCGGCGCGGTTTGCCAAGCTGGTGCTCGTGACGCCCTCGCCGCGCTACCTCAACGACGTGGGCTACACCGGTGGCTTCGAGCCGGCCGACATCAAGGAGCTGCTCGAAACCATGGACGACAACTACCTGGGCTGGTCGACGGCCATGACGCCCGCCATCATGGGCCACCCCGAGCGGCCCGAGCTGAGCGCGGAGCTGAACAATAGCTTCTGCAACACCGACCCCGCCATTGCCCGGCACTTTGCCCGCGTCACCTTCCTGTCGGACAACCGGGCCGACCTGCCGCGCCTGCGCACCCCGGCCCTGATTCTGCAGTGCGCCGACGACGTGCTGGCTCCCCAGGCCGTGGGCACCTACCTGCACCAGCAGCTACGCCACAGCGAGCTGGTGGTGCTCGATACGTCGGGGCATTGCCCGCACCTGAGCGAGCCCCAGGCCACCATTGCGGCCATGGACCTTTTTCTGGAGCCACGCGTATAG
- a CDS encoding antitoxin VbhA family protein, with the protein MHQQPAPFPAEQSRQRAVAFALALTRDTRLAPQPYEQMLLDQFVRGEMTIDQVLSSLETSEPGLPAGGLHFEPLK; encoded by the coding sequence ATGCACCAACAGCCCGCGCCCTTTCCTGCTGAACAGAGCCGCCAACGAGCCGTCGCTTTCGCCCTGGCCCTCACCCGCGATACCCGTCTGGCCCCCCAGCCCTACGAACAGATGCTCCTGGACCAGTTTGTGCGCGGGGAGATGACCATTGACCAGGTGCTGAGTTCGCTGGAGACCTCTGAGCCTGGCCTGCCGGCCGGTGGGCTGCATTTTGAGCCACTGAAATAG
- a CDS encoding geranylgeranylglyceryl/heptaprenylglyceryl phosphate synthase, whose amino-acid sequence MRPPTPLLYDALRTRQQQGRKALAVLLDPDNLNENSLLHLLRLSQAHAVDYFFVGGSLVQSTHQAALIALIKEHSTVPVLLFPSHSLHLDGPADGVLLLSLISGRNPDFLIGQHVVAAPRLQASGLQLLPTGYMLVDSGRPTTASYMSGTLPLPHNKPGIAACTALAGEQLGLKLIYLDGGSGAQNPVSAAMIRAVREAVATPLIVGGGLNTGEKVYAALAAGADVVVVGNHIEAEPAFLAEVAGVVASFNAVTAAMA is encoded by the coding sequence ATGCGTCCACCCACACCTCTGCTATATGACGCGCTTCGCACTCGCCAGCAACAGGGCCGCAAGGCGCTGGCAGTGTTGCTCGACCCGGATAACTTAAACGAAAACAGCTTGTTGCACTTGCTGCGCCTGAGCCAGGCGCACGCGGTTGATTACTTTTTCGTGGGGGGCAGCCTGGTGCAAAGCACGCATCAGGCTGCCCTCATTGCGTTGATTAAGGAGCACTCCACGGTGCCAGTGCTGCTGTTTCCCAGCCACAGCCTGCACCTCGACGGCCCGGCCGATGGCGTGCTCCTGCTCTCGCTCATTTCGGGCCGCAACCCCGATTTTCTCATTGGCCAGCACGTGGTGGCAGCGCCGCGCCTGCAGGCCAGCGGCCTGCAGCTGCTGCCCACCGGCTACATGCTCGTCGACTCGGGCCGCCCCACCACCGCTTCCTACATGAGCGGCACCTTGCCGCTGCCGCACAACAAGCCGGGTATTGCCGCCTGCACCGCCTTGGCTGGCGAGCAGTTGGGCCTGAAGCTGATATACCTCGACGGTGGCAGCGGCGCTCAAAACCCGGTATCGGCCGCCATGATTAGGGCCGTGCGCGAGGCCGTGGCCACGCCCCTGATTGTGGGCGGTGGGCTGAATACGGGCGAGAAGGTGTACGCCGCCCTGGCTGCCGGCGCCGACGTGGTGGTGGTAGGCAACCACATCGAAGCCGAGCCGGCTTTCCTTGCGGAGGTGGCGGGCGTGGTGGCATCTTTCAACGCCGTGACGGCCGCCATGGCCTAA
- a CDS encoding phage holin family protein, whose protein sequence is MVLDDDTSKTPRNDSLIGNLTGYLDTRIDLVRLEVQQKVSAAFVNSLHGATLAILGLMFVVFLSVFAGLALNSALDSSFWGFGIVAGFYLVLLVLVLVGVDKAAFQGMANKMLKDTIYKSDKRQA, encoded by the coding sequence ATGGTTCTCGACGACGACACCTCCAAAACACCCCGCAACGACAGCCTGATTGGCAACCTGACCGGCTACCTCGACACCCGCATCGACCTGGTGCGCCTCGAAGTGCAGCAAAAGGTCTCCGCGGCTTTCGTTAACTCCCTGCACGGCGCCACCCTGGCCATTCTGGGGTTGATGTTCGTGGTTTTTCTCAGCGTCTTTGCCGGCCTGGCCCTTAATTCGGCCCTCGATAGCTCGTTCTGGGGCTTCGGCATTGTGGCGGGCTTCTACCTCGTGCTGCTGGTGCTGGTGCTGGTGGGCGTAGACAAAGCCGCTTTCCAGGGCATGGCCAACAAGATGCTGAAAGACACCATTTATAAATCTGATAAACGCCAAGCTTAG
- a CDS encoding J domain-containing protein produces MSQNHYQVLGVAPTAAAAEIKRAYRQLVVRYHPDKHGGDVRYEDQFKAVAVAYGILGDPGRRATYDFQLAQAARRAEELRRQQQHRPAAQHVYGVPMPPPAPLRTRPPAGSRERHYQRIPRQRARFTRRDWSLTVLLLLGITLFALAVKVTMDRVTANSNYEDGLRAYGRGQLAAAYSFLEETLHFRPSYAPALRRLAELELLVNHDPRAARADFQAALLEPQSHRDAADMLYRLGRCETELGLPRSAEFSYTRAISLDTALSAAYLARGKARLLDLNLPGLALADLSHGLAQRQRANVPTPWAYVQIRGLAYTALGRYDEARAEYFRVLQARPRDGRTHFLLGRLAAQTGNKRAACEFYRRALKLGYEYARTAEESCP; encoded by the coding sequence GTGAGTCAAAATCATTATCAAGTCCTTGGCGTAGCTCCCACGGCCGCCGCCGCCGAAATCAAGCGCGCCTACCGGCAGCTGGTGGTGCGCTACCACCCCGATAAGCACGGCGGTGATGTGCGCTACGAAGACCAATTCAAGGCGGTGGCCGTGGCCTACGGCATCCTGGGCGACCCCGGCCGTAGGGCCACCTACGATTTTCAGCTGGCCCAGGCCGCCCGCCGCGCCGAAGAGCTCCGGCGCCAGCAGCAGCACCGCCCCGCCGCCCAGCACGTATACGGCGTGCCCATGCCGCCGCCCGCCCCGCTGCGCACCCGCCCGCCCGCGGGCAGCCGCGAGCGGCACTACCAGCGCATTCCGCGCCAGCGCGCCCGCTTCACCCGCCGCGACTGGAGCCTGACCGTGCTGCTGCTGCTGGGCATCACGCTGTTTGCGCTGGCCGTGAAAGTGACCATGGACCGCGTCACGGCCAACAGCAACTACGAAGACGGCCTGCGCGCCTATGGCCGGGGCCAGCTGGCGGCAGCCTACAGCTTTCTGGAAGAAACCCTGCACTTCCGGCCCAGCTACGCGCCCGCCCTGCGCCGCCTCGCCGAGCTGGAGCTGCTGGTCAACCACGACCCCCGCGCTGCCCGCGCCGATTTTCAGGCGGCCCTGCTCGAGCCCCAGTCCCACCGCGATGCCGCCGACATGCTCTACCGCCTCGGGCGCTGCGAAACGGAGCTGGGCCTGCCCCGGTCCGCCGAGTTCAGCTACACCCGCGCAATCAGCCTCGACACGGCCCTGAGCGCCGCCTACCTGGCCCGGGGCAAAGCCCGCCTGCTCGACCTCAACCTGCCGGGGCTGGCCCTGGCCGACCTGAGCCACGGCCTTGCGCAGCGCCAGCGGGCCAATGTGCCCACTCCGTGGGCCTACGTGCAGATACGCGGCCTGGCCTACACCGCCCTGGGCCGCTACGACGAAGCCCGCGCCGAATACTTCCGGGTGCTGCAAGCCCGCCCCCGCGACGGCCGCACCCACTTCCTGCTCGGCCGCCTGGCCGCCCAAACCGGCAACAAGCGCGCCGCCTGCGAATTCTACCGCCGGGCTCTGAAGTTGGGCTACGAGTACGCCCGCACCGCCGAGGAAAGCTGCCCATAA
- a CDS encoding fasciclin domain-containing protein, whose product MKKTLFSLAIAVLLSTAVTTNVSAQGKKMAGTVMVGGAAMYPTKNIVENAVNSKDHTTLVAAVKAAGLVETLQSAGPFTVFAPTNEAFNKLPAGTVETLVKPENKATLTKILTYHVVAGRMTSADLMKAIKAGKGTATLKTVSGGTLTAMAKGKTIQLKDEKGGVSTVTIANVLQSNGVIHVVNTVLMPQ is encoded by the coding sequence ATGAAAAAGACCCTTTTCTCCCTCGCCATTGCAGTCCTCTTGAGCACTGCTGTTACTACTAACGTTTCGGCCCAGGGCAAAAAAATGGCCGGCACCGTGATGGTGGGCGGCGCTGCCATGTACCCCACGAAAAACATCGTGGAAAACGCCGTTAACTCGAAAGACCACACCACGCTGGTAGCCGCTGTGAAAGCCGCTGGCTTGGTAGAAACCCTGCAAAGCGCCGGCCCTTTCACGGTGTTCGCGCCCACCAACGAGGCGTTTAACAAGCTGCCCGCCGGCACGGTAGAAACGCTGGTGAAGCCCGAGAACAAGGCGACCCTCACCAAAATTCTGACCTACCACGTGGTGGCCGGTCGCATGACCTCGGCCGACCTGATGAAGGCCATCAAAGCCGGCAAAGGCACGGCTACCCTCAAAACCGTGAGCGGCGGCACCTTGACGGCCATGGCGAAAGGCAAAACCATTCAGTTGAAAGACGAGAAAGGCGGCGTGTCGACCGTGACCATCGCCAACGTGCTGCAGAGCAACGGCGTGATTCACGTTGTGAATACCGTGCTGATGCCTCAGTAA